From the Burkholderia mayonis genome, one window contains:
- a CDS encoding NYN domain-containing protein — protein sequence MALPQDSVNMALFCDFENIALGVRDTKFEKFDIKPVLEKLLLKGSIVVKKAYCDWDRYKTFKAAMHEASFELIEIPHVRQSGKNSADIRLVVDALDLCYTKAHVDTFVIISGDSDFSPLVSKLRENAKRVIGVGVKNSTSDLLVANCDEFIFYDDLAREQQRALAKRDARTAGAGSKRAADDDKQRKHDGDARKAEAISLAVETFDALASERGESGKIWASVLKSAIKRRKPDFNESYYGFRAFGNLLDEAQARGLLDIGRDDKSGTFVFRSIQPMAVETAKPVETAAAVEENHAGAKPSGKKGHGKGRGAKKRVPEQMPLIVETVAGAEGHGGIEADADIVDVDVVETREARRERAADETREAHPAHEAHDTHAAREPARASETGEAQEAEATKPARSRARKTAAKKSKPRAADAAERRHAAAEAAPAGEAATGAAGEPAAEAAPAKASRKSPARVRRPRKTATASDA from the coding sequence ATGGCCTTACCCCAGGACAGCGTCAACATGGCGCTCTTTTGCGACTTCGAAAACATCGCGCTCGGCGTGCGCGACACGAAGTTCGAAAAATTCGACATCAAGCCCGTGCTCGAGAAGCTGCTGCTGAAGGGCAGCATCGTCGTCAAGAAGGCGTACTGCGATTGGGATCGCTACAAGACGTTCAAGGCGGCGATGCACGAAGCGAGCTTCGAGCTGATCGAAATCCCGCACGTGCGGCAGTCCGGCAAGAATTCGGCGGACATCCGGCTCGTCGTCGACGCGCTCGACCTCTGCTACACGAAGGCGCACGTCGACACGTTCGTCATCATCAGCGGCGACTCGGACTTCTCGCCGCTCGTGTCGAAGCTGCGCGAGAACGCGAAGCGCGTGATCGGCGTCGGCGTGAAGAACTCGACGTCGGACCTGCTCGTCGCGAACTGCGACGAATTCATCTTCTACGACGACCTCGCGCGCGAGCAGCAGCGCGCGCTCGCGAAGCGCGACGCGCGCACGGCGGGCGCGGGCTCGAAGCGCGCGGCCGACGACGACAAGCAGCGCAAGCACGACGGCGACGCGCGCAAGGCCGAGGCGATCTCGCTCGCCGTCGAGACGTTCGACGCGCTTGCGTCGGAGCGCGGCGAGAGCGGCAAGATCTGGGCGTCAGTGCTCAAGAGCGCGATCAAGCGCCGCAAGCCGGACTTCAACGAGTCGTACTACGGCTTCCGCGCGTTCGGCAACCTGCTCGACGAAGCGCAGGCGCGCGGGCTGCTCGATATCGGCCGCGACGACAAGTCGGGCACGTTCGTGTTCCGGTCGATCCAGCCGATGGCCGTCGAAACGGCGAAGCCGGTCGAGACGGCCGCGGCCGTCGAAGAAAACCACGCCGGCGCGAAACCGTCGGGCAAGAAAGGGCACGGCAAGGGCCGCGGCGCGAAGAAGCGCGTGCCGGAGCAGATGCCGCTGATCGTCGAGACGGTCGCGGGCGCGGAGGGCCACGGCGGCATCGAAGCCGATGCCGATATCGTCGACGTGGATGTCGTCGAGACGCGCGAAGCCCGTCGCGAGCGCGCGGCGGACGAAACGCGCGAAGCACATCCGGCCCACGAAGCACACGACACGCACGCGGCGCGCGAGCCGGCTCGCGCGAGCGAGACGGGTGAAGCGCAGGAAGCCGAGGCAACAAAGCCCGCGCGTTCGCGCGCACGCAAGACTGCGGCGAAGAAGAGCAAGCCGCGAGCGGCCGACGCAGCGGAGCGGCGGCACGCGGCAGCCGAAGCGGCGCCGGCCGGCGAAGCCGCAACGGGCGCTGCCGGCGAACCGGCGGCCGAAGCGGCGCCGGCGAAGGCTTCGCGCAAATCGCCCGCCCGCGTGCGCCGCCCGCGCAAGACTGCGACGGCAAGCGACGCCTGA
- a CDS encoding MFS transporter, with amino-acid sequence MTKIARRLMPLLVVMFLIAFIDRQNVGFAKLQMVHALGMTETSYGLGASLFFIGYLLFEVPSTLALHRFGARLWLARIMMTWGVITVLLGFTHSTSVFYVFRFMLGVAEAGFYPGVIYYLTLWFPQSHRTRVLGLFTLGSALANMLGSLAGGLLLSLDGQFGLAGWQWVFVATGLPAIAVALVALRFLPESVERATFLSDDEKRLVLAALKREASPDAVSESPWRALIDPRVLMFALAYMLMSTSLYGVTYWLPTLLKSSGVSSSSNGLLNMIPWAIAALLLLWLPARLKRERIVLKAMAVVAGVGVAGFALSLALPGLPLRFAALVLGGACIPLLYPCFWSLPPRFFSGARAAASIAAINSIGNLGGFFAQNLMPYVGKVAGNAGAPMLVPVVCLATLGVGMLAAASMAGRRPREGVTA; translated from the coding sequence ATGACGAAAATCGCGCGGCGGCTGATGCCGCTGCTCGTCGTCATGTTCCTGATCGCGTTCATCGACCGGCAGAACGTCGGTTTCGCGAAGCTGCAGATGGTGCACGCGCTCGGGATGACCGAGACGTCGTACGGGCTCGGCGCGTCGCTGTTCTTCATCGGCTACCTGCTGTTCGAAGTGCCGAGCACGCTCGCGCTGCATCGGTTCGGCGCGCGCCTCTGGCTCGCGCGCATCATGATGACGTGGGGCGTGATCACGGTCCTGCTCGGCTTCACCCATTCGACGAGCGTCTTCTATGTGTTTCGCTTCATGCTCGGCGTCGCGGAGGCGGGCTTCTATCCGGGCGTCATCTATTACCTGACGCTGTGGTTTCCGCAGAGCCATCGTACGCGCGTGCTCGGGCTCTTCACGCTCGGCAGCGCGCTCGCGAACATGCTCGGCTCGCTCGCGGGCGGGCTGCTGCTGTCGCTCGACGGCCAGTTCGGGCTCGCCGGCTGGCAATGGGTGTTCGTCGCGACGGGGCTGCCGGCCATCGCCGTCGCGCTCGTCGCGCTGCGCTTCCTGCCCGAGTCGGTCGAGCGCGCGACGTTCCTGTCCGACGACGAGAAGCGCCTCGTGCTCGCCGCGCTCAAGCGTGAGGCGTCGCCCGACGCGGTGTCCGAATCGCCGTGGCGCGCGCTGATCGATCCGCGCGTGCTGATGTTCGCGCTCGCGTACATGCTGATGTCGACGTCGCTCTACGGCGTCACGTACTGGCTGCCGACGCTGCTGAAGAGCAGCGGCGTGTCGTCGTCGTCGAACGGGCTGCTGAACATGATTCCGTGGGCGATCGCGGCGTTGCTGCTGCTGTGGCTGCCCGCGCGGCTCAAGCGTGAGCGGATCGTGCTGAAGGCGATGGCGGTCGTCGCGGGCGTCGGCGTCGCCGGCTTCGCGCTGAGCCTCGCGCTGCCGGGCCTGCCGCTGCGCTTCGCGGCGCTCGTGCTGGGCGGCGCGTGCATCCCGCTCCTGTATCCGTGCTTCTGGTCGCTGCCGCCACGTTTCTTCTCCGGTGCGCGGGCTGCCGCGAGCATCGCCGCGATCAACTCGATCGGCAATCTCGGCGGCTTCTTCGCGCAGAACCTGATGCCGTATGTCGGCAAGGTCGCGGGCAACGCGGGCGCGCCGATGCTCGTGCCCGTCGTGTGCCTCGCGACGCTCGGCGTCGGCATGCTGGCTGCCGCGTCGATGGCCGGCCGGCGGCCGCGGGAGGGCGTGACGGCGTGA
- a CDS encoding GntR family transcriptional regulator gives MHATDDRLPRYQRLRDELAALIAARHWRPGEAIPTEQALAKRYDVAVGTVRKAVDLLVADGMLERFQGRGTFVRRASFDNSLFRFFRFQSKRGERRIPESRILRREVVEAPSAVAAALQIPSRASVIEMTRLRLIDGAPMLAEEIWLPYDRFAAFARLEPDAIGDLLYPVYEAHCNQIVASATETLTVEAIGPVHARLLRIEPGTPAVVIERLAYGYDRRPLEWRRSRGPASEFIYQAEIR, from the coding sequence ATGCACGCCACCGACGACCGACTCCCCCGCTATCAGCGTCTGCGCGACGAACTGGCCGCGCTCATCGCCGCCCGGCATTGGCGGCCGGGCGAGGCGATCCCGACCGAGCAGGCGCTCGCGAAGCGCTACGACGTCGCGGTCGGCACCGTGCGCAAGGCGGTCGACCTGCTCGTCGCCGACGGGATGCTCGAACGCTTCCAGGGGCGCGGCACGTTCGTGCGGCGCGCGAGCTTCGACAACTCGCTGTTCCGCTTCTTCCGCTTCCAGAGCAAGCGAGGCGAGCGCCGGATCCCCGAGAGCCGGATCCTGCGCCGCGAGGTCGTCGAAGCGCCGTCGGCCGTCGCCGCCGCGCTGCAGATCCCGAGCCGCGCGTCCGTGATCGAGATGACGCGCCTGCGCCTGATCGACGGCGCGCCGATGCTCGCCGAGGAAATCTGGCTGCCTTACGACCGCTTCGCCGCGTTCGCGCGGCTCGAGCCCGACGCGATCGGCGACCTGCTGTATCCGGTCTACGAAGCGCACTGCAACCAGATCGTCGCGTCGGCGACCGAGACCTTGACGGTCGAGGCGATCGGGCCCGTGCACGCGCGCCTCTTGCGCATCGAGCCGGGCACGCCCGCCGTCGTGATCGAGCGGCTCGCGTACGGCTACGATCGCCGGCCGCTCGAATGGCGGCGCTCGCGCGGCCCCGCGAGCGAATTCATCTATCAGGCGGAGATCCGCTAG
- a CDS encoding MFS transporter: MFKWFGMVSARERRTFWACFGGWALDALDVQMFSLVIPAIIAEWSLSRTQAGFVGGATLVASAIGGWAAGLLSDRFGRVRTLQWTIAFFSVGTFLCAFATSYPQFVILKTLQGLGFGGEWAAGAVLMAETIRAEHRGKAMGTVQSAWAVGWAAAVLLYALAFSLMPAALAWRVMFGVGLLPALLIVYVRRGIVEPSTDAPRTPAASQAAAAAPLVGIFARETLRMTLIGALLGVGAHGGYYALMTWLPTYLKVERHLSVLGTGGYLAVIIVAFFCGCVASAHLLDRIGRRNTILAFSACCVATVIAYLFLPLGNAAMLVLGFPLGFFAAGIPASMGALFNELYPRGIRGTGVGFCYNFGRVASAGFPVLVGHMSAGMPLGTAIGIDAAIAYSIVVAAVLMLPETRGRALDESADIDAHAHRIATPGAQHR, encoded by the coding sequence GTGTTCAAATGGTTCGGCATGGTATCGGCCCGCGAACGGCGCACGTTCTGGGCCTGCTTCGGCGGCTGGGCGCTCGATGCGCTCGACGTGCAGATGTTCAGCCTCGTGATTCCCGCGATCATCGCGGAGTGGTCGCTCTCCCGCACGCAGGCGGGCTTCGTCGGCGGCGCGACGCTCGTCGCGTCGGCGATCGGCGGCTGGGCGGCCGGCCTGCTGTCCGACCGCTTCGGCCGCGTTCGAACGCTGCAATGGACGATCGCGTTCTTCTCGGTCGGCACGTTCCTTTGCGCGTTCGCGACGAGCTATCCGCAGTTCGTCATCCTGAAGACGCTGCAGGGCCTCGGCTTCGGCGGCGAATGGGCGGCGGGCGCCGTGCTGATGGCGGAAACGATCCGCGCCGAGCATCGCGGCAAGGCGATGGGGACCGTCCAGAGCGCATGGGCGGTCGGCTGGGCCGCCGCCGTGCTGCTCTATGCGCTCGCGTTCTCGCTGATGCCCGCCGCGCTCGCGTGGCGCGTGATGTTCGGCGTCGGTCTGCTGCCCGCGCTGCTGATCGTCTACGTGCGGCGCGGGATCGTCGAGCCCTCGACGGATGCGCCCAGGACGCCGGCTGCATCGCAAGCCGCGGCGGCCGCGCCGCTCGTCGGCATCTTCGCGCGGGAGACGCTGCGGATGACGCTGATCGGCGCGCTGCTCGGCGTCGGCGCGCACGGCGGCTACTACGCGCTGATGACGTGGCTGCCGACCTATCTGAAGGTCGAGCGGCATCTGTCGGTGCTCGGCACGGGCGGCTATCTCGCCGTCATCATCGTCGCGTTCTTCTGCGGCTGCGTCGCGAGCGCGCACCTGCTCGACCGCATCGGACGGCGCAACACGATCCTCGCGTTCTCCGCGTGCTGCGTCGCGACCGTGATCGCATATCTGTTCCTGCCGCTCGGCAATGCCGCGATGCTCGTGCTCGGCTTTCCGCTCGGCTTTTTCGCGGCCGGCATCCCCGCGAGCATGGGCGCGCTCTTCAACGAACTCTATCCGCGCGGCATCCGCGGCACGGGCGTCGGCTTTTGCTACAACTTCGGACGCGTCGCATCGGCCGGCTTTCCAGTGCTCGTCGGCCACATGTCGGCCGGCATGCCGCTCGGCACCGCGATCGGCATCGACGCGGCGATCGCGTATTCGATCGTCGTCGCCGCCGTGCTGATGCTGCCCGAGACGCGCGGGCGCGCGCTCGACGAAAGCGCCGATATCGATGCGCACGCGCATCGCATCGCGACGCCGGGTGCGCAGCATCGTTGA